The following are from one region of the Rhodopirellula sp. P2 genome:
- a CDS encoding DUF4304 domain-containing protein, which produces MNRVLRDRVIPVLRERGFRGSMPHFRCVVDDTLRLLTFQFRSSGGSFVVELGCCPADDFTTSYGAVVPQSKMNVTYLGARSRFRLGAADTIGDHWFDFAGRDDGCNLCGTEVLAFLDSDGDRLWSV; this is translated from the coding sequence ATTCCGGTGTTGCGTGAACGCGGGTTCCGTGGCTCAATGCCTCACTTCCGTTGCGTTGTGGACGACACGTTGCGGTTGCTGACCTTTCAATTCCGCTCCTCTGGCGGGTCATTCGTTGTCGAGCTTGGGTGCTGTCCTGCGGACGATTTCACGACGTCCTATGGTGCGGTCGTGCCGCAATCCAAAATGAACGTCACCTACCTCGGCGCACGATCCCGATTTCGACTTGGCGCGGCGGATACGATCGGCGACCACTGGTTCGACTTCGCTGGACGAGACGATGGTTGCAATCTATGCGGTACCGAGGTGCTTGCGTTTCTTGACTCAGATGGAGACCGCCTTTGGAGCGTCTAG
- a CDS encoding NADAR family protein has product MIAFYVPSDGYGFLCNFSAHGFTLDDRYWPTVEHYFQAQKFAGSDHEERIRVSRTPKEAKNLGQTRKLPLRPDWEDVKVDVMRNALMAKFTTHSDLRDALLATGDEELVENAPTDYFWGCGKLGGGQNMLGKLLMETRQVSRAGERDSSSFGG; this is encoded by the coding sequence ATGATTGCGTTTTACGTTCCCTCCGATGGATACGGATTCCTGTGCAACTTTTCTGCACACGGTTTCACGCTCGACGACCGCTACTGGCCCACGGTGGAACACTATTTCCAAGCACAAAAGTTTGCTGGCTCCGATCACGAAGAACGTATTCGTGTTTCGCGAACCCCAAAAGAAGCCAAGAATCTTGGGCAAACACGGAAGCTGCCTCTTCGACCGGACTGGGAGGACGTAAAGGTTGACGTCATGCGCAACGCACTGATGGCCAAATTCACCACTCATTCAGACTTGCGTGACGCTCTGCTGGCAACGGGCGACGAGGAGCTCGTTGAGAACGCCCCAACCGACTACTTCTGGGGCTGCGGTAAACTTGGCGGTGGGCAGAACATGCTCGGCAAGTTGCTAATGGAAACTCGCCAAGTGTCGCGTGCTGGAGAGCGGGACTCCAGTTCTTTCGGAGGATAA
- a CDS encoding addiction module protein: MDTQSQQLLATALGMPESDRAALAASLLRSLDPADDPQADAAWAAEIQRRIESIDNGTAELRPWDDVMSEMRQRRGG, encoded by the coding sequence ATGGACACACAATCACAACAACTGCTGGCTACGGCGCTCGGTATGCCAGAGTCTGACCGTGCGGCTCTGGCGGCGTCGCTGCTCAGGAGCCTCGATCCTGCCGATGACCCGCAGGCTGACGCTGCTTGGGCGGCTGAAATTCAGCGACGCATTGAGTCCATCGACAATGGCACAGCGGAATTACGGCCATGGGATGACGTGATGTCAGAAATGCGACAGCGCCGCGGTGGATGA
- a CDS encoding SMI1/KNR4 family protein has protein sequence MDFDAFRQFVESNIDWFRGRLPETDATFTGYESALGCRFPASIRWLLTTHGYWHATGIPNLDESVTLTLQLRQSIALPNDFVILADHGDGGVIVLDSSSLTMGDEFTIHDVDAATLHGLDVKPFPPDIVYDSFGQYAKSVLESQRSIIDPPDVVYDPRAFGD, from the coding sequence ATGGACTTCGACGCTTTTCGCCAGTTCGTCGAATCCAATATCGACTGGTTTCGTGGTCGTCTCCCCGAAACCGACGCCACGTTCACTGGCTACGAATCCGCCCTTGGCTGCCGCTTCCCAGCCTCAATCAGGTGGCTGCTCACGACACACGGCTATTGGCACGCAACCGGGATTCCGAATCTCGACGAATCCGTGACTCTTACTTTGCAATTGCGGCAATCAATCGCGCTGCCGAACGACTTCGTTATCCTCGCGGATCACGGTGACGGCGGTGTAATCGTTCTTGATTCGTCGTCGCTAACAATGGGTGATGAATTCACGATTCATGACGTCGATGCCGCCACGTTGCATGGACTCGATGTGAAACCATTCCCACCCGATATTGTCTATGATTCGTTCGGCCAATACGCCAAATCTGTTCTGGAATCCCAGCGATCAATAATTGACCCGCCGGATGTTGTGTACGACCCTCGGGCGTTTGGCGATTGA